A portion of the Bacteroidia bacterium genome contains these proteins:
- a CDS encoding KilA-N domain-containing protein produces MAKNKKIIVEGSEITILQNDENDFISLTDMARYRDQERTNYIIQNWMRTRSVIEFCGLWEQLNNPGFKRIEFDAFKSESGSNSFTLTPQKWIETTNAKGIISKSGRYGGTFAHRDIAFEFATWISAEFKFYFIKEFQRLKADENDRLKLEWNLQRTLAKVNYHIHTDAIKENLIPKELSKSQISFVYANEADLLNVALFGFTAKQWRDNNTGKNGNVRDYATIEQLVVLSNLESINAVLINQGLSQPERLKQLNQIAITQMKSLVANQQIKKLK; encoded by the coding sequence AAAAAAATCATTGTTGAAGGTTCAGAAATAACCATACTTCAAAATGATGAAAACGATTTTATCTCCTTAACAGATATGGCTCGATACAGAGACCAAGAAAGGACAAACTATATTATCCAAAATTGGATGAGAACACGCAGTGTCATAGAATTTTGCGGTTTGTGGGAGCAATTAAACAACCCTGGTTTTAAACGCATCGAATTCGATGCGTTTAAAAGTGAGTCAGGGTCAAACAGTTTTACACTTACCCCTCAAAAATGGATTGAAACAACTAATGCCAAAGGAATAATCTCTAAATCTGGTCGTTATGGAGGCACATTTGCACATCGTGACATTGCCTTTGAATTTGCCACTTGGATTAGTGCCGAGTTTAAATTCTACTTTATCAAGGAATTTCAACGCCTCAAAGCCGATGAAAACGACCGCTTAAAACTAGAATGGAACCTACAACGCACTTTGGCTAAAGTCAACTACCACATCCATACCGATGCTATCAAAGAAAATCTGATACCGAAAGAATTAAGCAAATCGCAAATCAGCTTTGTGTATGCCAATGAAGCTGACTTGCTGAATGTTGCACTCTTTGGCTTTACTGCAAAGCAGTGGAGAGACAACAATACTGGCAAAAACGGCAATGTGAGAGACTATGCCACCATCGAGCAATTGGTTGTATTATCTAATCTCGAAAGTATTAATGCCGTTTTAATCAATCAGGGTTTATCACAGCCGGAACGATTAAAGCAATTGAACCAAATTGCCATCACCCAAATGAAATCTTTGGTTGCTAACCAACAAATAAAGAAACTAAAATGA